CACTAAGGCTTTCAATCAAGATAATCCTCTTTATCCTTGGAAGTTGTCAACTACATATCGTCCGGTACCTTGTAGTATGCATCCTCGTTGTAGGCGTGCTATGTGCAATAGAGATGGCCACTGCACCTACTTTACAAGATATGCGTCTGGATCAATTACATCTGGTGTTATTGCTAAAGAAAAATTCACTCTAGGGTTTGATACTAATGAACCTGAGAGAATTGAACTACAAATAGGTTGTGGTTTTTTtcaagaaaattttgaaaattttataggtaataatcatttgcatggaaaagCTGATCGTATTGCGGGAATACTCGGTTTGGGATGGGGAGAAGGGTCTTTTTTGAACCAGTTAGGAGCTGTTGGACAAGGTAAATATTCCTACTGCTTCGAGACATTTGACTATTATGCTGAGCCATCGAGTACATATTTAAGGTTTGGTGCAGATGCGATAATTAGAGGCGTTGGTCAACAAGTAAAAAAAACTCCCATTGTTGTGCCTGCGTTTCAGACACAACTCTATTACTTAAATTTAGAAGATATCAGCATAGGTACCAAACGAGTAAGATTTCCAAGTGGTACTTTCAAGGTTAATGGTCAAGGAGAAGGTGGTACTATTATAGATTCTGGTACTCCattatctcagatgtacaaggattATTTTGATAGAGTTGCCGATTTGGTGAAAGAACACTTTGACAAGCTCAGAATTGAATATGTCGGATCCGTAGACCATTTTGACTGTTGTTTCCATATACCTGAAGGATTTGATATTACCAACTATCCTTCAATAACACTTCATTTTCAACAGGCCGATTATGTTATATCAGATTATAAAGCCAATTTCTTTTTGAAATCTCCTAAAATTGCTTGTTTAGCTTTTTTCGGAGTTGACAAAAAGGGACGTGGTACGCCGCATTTTATTTTAGGTGCAATGCAACAAACTAACAAACGGATTTTGTATGATGTTATGGATCTTTCACTCTCATTCGCTACAGAACAATGCGAAGTAGGTTCATGACTGTGTTTATCTCTAATGATTACCCAGGAATAAAGTCATTTTGTCAAGAaaattttaataaattattattCATTTTAATTCTTGTAAAAATATTTGCAAGCTGGCCAAACATATCAAATCAAAATAATTACACGtcattttgaaaaatattttgcTTTCTCTATTTCAAAGAGAAGATAGATTCAACCAGGGGAATACATACACCACAAAAGGTAGCTTGTAGCTGCTCATAAACGTCAATACAAGCCTTTTTGAAAGATTTCACATTTGGAAGAGAAATCGTGAGCTGAGTTTAAATAGTTATATCGTTGAGAGAGAATTGAAATAAAGGTGCATTCAAACGTTTGCGGGGAGAAAGTTACAAAATCGAAGTCCTTCCAAAGTTGAAACAACAAGGTAAGGTAGAGAGGATGAAGTTTTCTTATTATCTTAAAGTTACAAACCGGTCTTCCCCAGGACTAAATAGGCAGGAAACCCAAAAGCCTATTTACACAAATATAATATCTTTTCTAACTAACATATCTCCTACCATATATATACTAGATGACCCGAAAAAATTAACGCGAAACTAAATTTTGTACTCACAAAAAATTAACGCAGAATAAAAATGAGATTTTGTTCTAGGGGCTGAGTCAATTCTAGTTAGATGCTGACTGGTCTTGGCCAAAGGCCTACCAGACTCAATGTTGCACCATTATGGTGCATTACAACTGCATCTCAGGCCATGCCATGATGGTGCAGATGCTACGTCACTTCCACCACTTGCATTCTTTCACTGTCGATCTACATATAAAGCGAATTCAACGGATGAAAGTCTGGCCAACAAATGCCGCATAGGGTCAAAGAAAAGGAATATCTCTTTCATCTACTCATCAGTTGTCATCCTTCTAGAGCTACTTGGTTAGGTTTAAACATTGACATTTACCCGCTGATACAATAAAATAGGGGTTCAATACCCGCTACTGTCTAATCAAAATAAAATTGACATTTACCCTAACAACTGATATATAAAAAAGGATCACAAGCTGGTTTGAGAATAAATACAATCCTAACAAGGACCATCATCACATGGAGaatctttcaaaataaaaaaccaGTTCAACAATGTTTTTTTTGGCTATGCTCCCTTTACTTTGTTCCGAAATGTCGCATAGCGATGAAGTCATCTTGAGGATTTCTACCATCTACCATGTTTGTAAAAAAGTCAGCTTTCAACATGTTTAGCAAGTGCCTGCTAACATGTTTCGCATACAGATAAGCAGTAACTTACTGCACGACTCAAATAAAATAAGCTTACAGGTTCTCCAAGCTCAGTATTTCTCAAGTACGGCTCCATGAACTTGAATAAATCTTCAAGCAAGCGATGGACATAGAGAGAAGTGTTTTGGGAAGTCTTCTCGGTCAGCATCCACTTCATGTCCTAAACTTTCAGAAATACCACCATTAAGCCGAATTATCAATGGTAGCAGCTAAGTCGTTTCAGAGTTTCTATCAAACATCTGATACGCAATCTGCAAAACTGATGAAGGATGGATACAAACAGCAATCAACAACCCAATTTCAGTTGAAATTTCAGGTTAAGATACAACCCTTCATCTAGGGCTCTTGATCCATGGTGAACATCCACCAGATTTATGGCTAGGTCGATGACTACGGCATTACATCTACTTCCCTGCCCTGCAATCAATTTCACATAAACCCAGATAGAATCCTAATTCTTACAAAGCTCGAATCAATCAGCATCATTCATCAACAGGGGGAAAGCTACTATTACTAAAGGGAAAGCCAATTTTGGGGTGGATTAATAAAACAGATGATCAACAGGGGAAAGCCATTGTGCTGTATGATTATAAACAAGAACGCCAAAACATAGAGACAAAAAGTTCCTTGCCTTGATCGATTGTCTGCATCCCAAAGGTGCACACGTGAatggtgtaaggaaaaaaaaaatgctcTTTAGTACTTTCCTTCACTCTCTCATTACAAATTTGATTGATTATTCTCCTTTCACCAATGGTGATCAAAATTTCCAAGCTTAATTTAGCCGAGTCTAATTTCATTTTCaggtaatattattattattattatcatctgTTAAAACTCCCATGTTTTTTCTTTCTTGGTGTAAGATTTGAATGATAGATCGAGGTATTTGAAATCTGGGTTTGGTTTTTAGATTGGTATTACCACTGAGTTGTGATTAGTTTACTTGATTAATGATCATATGAAAACTTCAGTGCTTCACCATTCACGTGAATGGACGATTCTTGTAATCAAGGTTTTAACTTTGAGCAAGGTTCATGGAATGCTTATGTCATGAGCAACTGCCAAATAATGAAACGAATTTGACGAGAAACAACAAGAATATGCACGCCTCATTCAGGGTGTTAAAAGTTTTACAAAATTAGAACACGATCACAcacaaatatcttcaagaatatcCGTGGTTGCTGTCCTGTTCTTTTCATTTTCCCGTTGCATATTGGATCCACCTTCGGGGCATCTACTGTGTCGAATATTCCAACAGCACCATTGGGAGACCTAAGAATGACTActgttagagcaagtcttatggtggaatccaacctattccaagtgtggaaaaacaatggaatgtcaagtctaatggcttccaagttggagTTTTTCACAGAAAATTCAAGCAAGGTTCCACCATtttgtggaagggttcgtggaatccatctgaacgccaataagaatagcgttaaacgctattcttaataacgtttttttttgtccgtagatttaggatgagttgttgaaatctaaccgCTGAGAAAAAAcgatattcttaatagcgtttttttagggctattaagaatagcgttttcactattccaccactacacttgcacttccatccacggttccaaatgctgaggtggcgtggaagatggaactcttccaccataagacttgctcttagagGGAAAGTTTTCTCTAAATCCACCCAAAAGTCGGTTTTCCCTCTAGTAAAAATGGCTCTCTCTCTCGAATCGACCCCAAGACCTCTAACTCGATTTTTTGGTTAcgccaaatccaatcttttttgtCAAATTGAAAAAATATATCATTCTTCGTATTAACACAAAATCATCATATCTAGAATCCTCCCTCGCTTTGCTCCGTTGGCCCAATAAAATTTGTACAGATATATGTATCCCCTGATAGATCTACAATCTCAAAAATTATcatataataattatgaaaaaaagCTTCGTAAGGATGTATGAACAAGTTGCAATTATTTAGCATCTTAACGTACACCGTACGGTAGTTGTAATGCTTGGCCATTGCTTGAATTGCTATATATTTAAGAACATTGGTGTTTttgtttgtgtttattttttaggaACTCTACTTGGCATCCAGGTTGAGTAACCTTGGCACTAACCCCCCAAAATcacacacaaaagaaaaaaaaaacatagaggAAACTCGTACACTTATCATAGATTTTAAATTTACCCACTTCATTTTTAAATTTATCCGATTAGCATTCATATTTTACCTTGCGTCATTAGGCGTGATCCTGAAAAAATTAGGGGAgacacaaaaaaacaaaaaaggtcaccgaAACCTAAATCCAGACCATTCCTGATCTACGATTTTTTTGAATGGCAAAAATGCCCTCAACAATCGATAGTTTaaactacaatcggtagtttatttGGTCTGCCTCGTTGTTTCCTACAAAACCTATACTCGTTAGTCATATCTATAATCGGGTATGTTGGTGTATACAATCGGTAGAAAATCTTATACTCGGAAGAATAGTTTTACGCAAACGGTGGAGAATCTCATAATCGGTAGTGTCTGTGAGGTCAATCGGGTGTAATATCATACTACATTTCCAGATTATgaagttgccccaaaattgaattggaagaaaactcaagttttcgaatttgggaactcaAATAATCGGTATAGTAGGAGTCAACTTTTCTCCCGATTACGAAGTTGTCCCAAATATGAAATTGGAAAAAACTCAAGTTTTCGAATTCGGGAACTTAAATAATCAGTAGACTAAAGAAGGTCATCTAAACTACCAATGATAAAACCCACGAAAATCGGTAGTCAATGAGAAAATCTTGTGTCCGattataagtttttttttgtaCAGAAGAAGTGCGAAATGAAAacacctataatcggtagtaaacttTCCTAGTTCTATTTCCGATTGTGGACCTGTCTGACAAAAATTTGGAAAATTCTTCAGAATCGGTAGTTAAGGTAGATAATGCTACTACCGGTTCTGAAGATATATGGccattttttgaaaatttaccAGAATCGGTAGTTAAGGTTGATATTTATCCTCCGATTATTAGCAAAAATTCCGCAGTTTCAGACAATCAATATACTCATAATCCATAAACTTAAGAACATATAAATTTAAAACATGGTAATCCAAAAGGAAGTGTTAAAAACTACATAATCCATAATATCCAACGACGCAGGAAGACCAGCATCAAGACCAACATTATCAACAACACCACCTTCATCTCCCTCAATAGTTCCTTCGGCAAGAGAGTTAGAAGAAGCTTGATATCTTTTGTTCGTCTTTGATGTTTTCTTCTTGGGCTGGTTCTTCGAAACTTTATCCCCAAACTCTGCTGCATACTCTGCATTATCAACATTTTCAATCATTTCTCTCAATTGGCACTGACGCTCCAGCAGTTATGCAGTCTGTGCACCATTTGGGTAAAGACTTGAACCTTGGCGCCTGTTTTTTAAATTGACAAAACATCAAATGGAGTTTACCTTATAAAAACGATTTGTAATATTAATGAGAAAATAATATTGTACCAGTCTTTCATAACCTTTCGATTTTTCTTCGACGATACACTTGTAAACGGAAGCCGCCGTGGTCGTCTTTGCTTTAAGCTCGCGGATTACACGATAATGAGAATGCTCCCAGTACCACTCCATATAACCTGGAGCATTTTCATCACCAAGTTGGCACCTCTTGAAATTTTCACCATGAAGTCCATCCTCTTATCCCAATACTCAGAAACAATAGCTGAACTAGAGTAAACTACCTTGATGTTGTCCTGGTTAGACTCGCTATGCTCCACGTCCAAGTTGAACTTTCATATATGTGTCTCCATGGTACTCCTTGTACATAAccatgttgtcgcatcaccctcaAGCCATTGTACATCACACAACCTGTGTGGTTCCACAACGATCCATAATAGCGACACAACTCGGAGAGACCCGCTATATGTCCACTAGCCcagtcttccttgtatggatcaaaacaTACATCTGAGGACTTCATCGCGTCTAGTTTATCCCTCAGGCTAACCAAACATCTGATCCTTTGTCCTTGAACGGTTGTCATTGAACTTGTACTTTATACCTCTCGGTGTACCTTTCTCCCACTCGGGGTTCTCCACCAATTTCAGACCAGGGAAGTGATCATAGATCCATATCTACATAGATGTCGAACCAAGTATTAGAAATTCATTCTTATATTTGATGAACACCAAAACACACTGATCAATGGATTAATAGAGTTGAGCAAATACCTGTTATAAATTCACGTTCTCGGCAATTTGTCTATTCTTAAGCCTCGACGCCTTTCTAAACTCTGTCATCAAGAatgcaaggcatgccatgccccAAGAGTAATCCGCGACCTTATGGAGAGGATCCAATAGTTGTAGAAGGTTGGCATCTACTAGGTTACCACTGGCATTGGGGAATATAACACATTCCAATACACAAAACAGATAGGCGGTGGCCGCATGCTCCACTTCGGCATCACTTAACGGTCCTTTATCTTGTTTATACTTTGTTCCTTTGAACATCTTCATCAACTGAGCCATTCTGAACATCCTATTCTTGTAGGAAGCGCACTCGTTGAGCTCAATGTTTGTTGTCGCTTTATCCAACCAAGACACTTCTGACAGAGTTCATCAAGTTGtacccaacttaactgctttgtgtaggtgatagacgcatttatgtgtctattttcatctcttttgtgtattttgttagtacccatttttgcttattgtggtgtttttatgtttgtttaggtgtttttggagaaataccccttgtgtagaaagagttgctcaataagtaatgttttacaccccggagaaatgcactgaaaggcaccccagaaatgcaccggaaacgtcccaagaaatgtaccggaggatcccagaagaattactatttccacccaaattattattcgcaccccagcactctggataaggggcaccttcttctcaaattcaaataaactttttggcgggaaaattggttcatcaactggcagattttaaatcgacaaaatgaaggtgttgtgttgcgattcaatggctcaaacttggtaggaagatgtgatatagcttaaggaacacattgtgggcatcgaatttgatcggaattggctggaaatcctggtttgagtcacgagctcaaaacagagcaacgtgtcctgtaacatgAGTTTGATTGTGtttttgccatgcatggagtgttttggaggagttcgatgactttggaggcgtggggaaggttaactagagcgtgcaggatcaaagtttacgtgtgtagaagccaaaaatggaaattattgttaaatatgggcagcgagcaatgacggaattaatgggagattatacggtgttatggtcggatatttttgttctaaaacactataaatacaaggctaaagagttgataaaagttggagagtctgggggatagtttaggagtcgaaaaaagtcaaaaagaagaacacgcagtgaagagttttctgctggtgtaaactgaagaacgcgaagaacagacgcgTAGAAGCAGTCGTTTTACCCAAGCGTCTGCGACGCTCATGTGAGGGACGTATTCAACCAGGAAACGGCACTTCCTTTTGTCGTTGttctaacagctgtttgtaacatttttatgcgttgcaaacagtgttgtaaaccattttttctccattttctcttgattgtaaacaacttttgagtatcaatgaatcattttgagaggtttttcatcatgagtagctaaatccaatcccaggggtgacggaggaagccgttcttccaaaatttatgtggtaaaatttatttaaatttatttatgcaactcttttatgattaattgcaccaaataaatatggagtaaatgatttttattaatcaattgtg
Above is a genomic segment from Papaver somniferum cultivar HN1 chromosome 10, ASM357369v1, whole genome shotgun sequence containing:
- the LOC113315206 gene encoding aspartic proteinase CDR1-like, giving the protein MFFIFLLAITQFSLLLNSIIAVYPKKGFSMKMIHIDSKESPLYPGDHLTRDERLQRLVQQSKTRVRYIESQILLQRNATHSMDPNVARLPVVYESAMFYVAEIGLGATKAFNQDNPLYPWKLSTTYRPVPCSMHPRCRRAMCNRDGHCTYFTRYASGSITSGVIAKEKFTLGFDTNEPERIELQIGCGFFQENFENFIGNNHLHGKADRIAGILGLGWGEGSFLNQLGAVGQGKYSYCFETFDYYAEPSSTYLRFGADAIIRGVGQQVKKTPIVVPAFQTQLYYLNLEDISIGTKRVRFPSGTFKVNGQGEGGTIIDSGTPLSQMYKDYFDRVADLVKEHFDKLRIEYVGSVDHFDCCFHIPEGFDITNYPSITLHFQQADYVISDYKANFFLKSPKIACLAFFGVDKKGRGTPHFILGAMQQTNKRILYDVMDLSLSFATEQCEVGS